The DNA segment TTCCGGCCGCGACCGGACGATGCGGTGCGGCGCACACGCAAAGGCGTGCCGCACGAGGAACGCCTTTTCGCGGGCCCGGTCCTGCGTGATGAACAGGACGTCGGGATGGGGCCGCACCGGCAGCCGGTCGGCGAGCAGCCGACCGGCTGCCGCCGGCACGTTCTCGAACTCGAAGGTCACGACGTCGAGGCCGGCTGCGACCCGGCCCAGGAATCCGCTGTCGGCGTAATCGCCGACGTGAACGCGGTCGCAGAACCTGGCCGCCGGGCAGTCGGCGACGTCGGAAATCGCCTCGACCCGATAGCCCATCCGCCGGGCCGCGGCGGCGAACATCGCACCGAGTTGGCCGCCGCCGAGGATGCCGAGCGTGGCCCCGGGGAGCAGCACCGTCTGGTCGCGGCTGCTCACGTCAGCGCTCCGACGGCCGGTCCGACCAGCCGTTGGGATCGCCGTCGAGCCGTTCGGCGAGCACGCGCTGCGTCTGGTCGGCCCGATACGCGATCAGCTTCTCGCGCAACTTCCGGTCGTCGAGCGCGAGGATCGAGACCGCGAGCAGCGCCGCGTTGGCGGCGCCGGCCGGGCCGATCGCCAGCGTCCCCACGGGAATGCCGGCCGGCATCTGCACGATCGAGAGCAGCGAATCGACGCCACGCAGCACCGCCGATTCGACCGGCACGCCGAGCACGGGCAGGTGGGTCTGGGCGGCGATCATCCCGGGGAGGTGGGCCGCGCCCCCGGCACCGGCGATGATCACCCGCAGGCCGCGGTCGGCCGCCCCGGTGGCGTACTCGGCGAGTTTTCCCGGCGTCCGGTGGGCAGACACAACCTCACAGGCGTGCGGCACGCCGAACTGCTCGAGGATCTGTGCGGCCCGCTGCAGCGTCGCCCAGTCGGACCGGCTCCCCATCACGACGCCGACCAGGGGGGCAGGGGAGGGGGGCACGGCGAAGTCCTGGACGAGACCGTCGCGCCGGCCCGGCGAAAGGCCGCTCGTCCGCGACGAACGCAGGTCATCTTGCTCTCGGCAGCCGCTCGTTGCAAGGTTGTCGCCATGGCCCGCACGCTTCCCGATGTCCTCCGCTGCGACTGGCCGGCCGACGAGGCCGAGCCGCCGGCGGCGACCGCGGTGGCTCTCGACCGCGCCGCGGACATCATCCGCGGCGGTGGACTCGTCGCCATCCCCACCGAGACGGTCTACGGGCTCGCCGCCGACGCCCTCGACGAGGATGCCGTGGCGGGCATCTTTCGCGCCAAGGGGCGGCCGGCCTCGAACCCGCTCATCGTCCACGTCGCCGACGAAGCGATGGCCCGCGGCCTCGCCGGCAGTTGGCCGGCCGCAGCGGCAGCGATCGCCGCACGGCACTGGCCCGGCCCGGTGACGCTCGTCGTGCCACGAGGCCCGCGGATTCCCGCGATCGTCACCGCGGGAGGCCCGACGGTCGCCGTGCGTTGCCCGGACCACCGCCTCGCCCGCCAACTGATCGCGGTCGTCGGCCGGCCGCTGGCGGCGCCGAGCGCCAATCGCTCGGAGGCCCTCTCGCCGACGACGGCGCATCACGTACTGGCCGGCCTCGGCGCCAAGGTCGAACTGATCCTCGACGGCGGCCCCTGTGGCCGGGGGATCGAATCGACGGTGGTCGATTGCACGACCGATCCGCCGCGCATCCTCCGGCCGGGGCCACTCTCCCGCGCGGCGCTGGAGGCGGCGGTGGGCGGGGCGGTGATCTGGCCCGAGTCGCAGCCTCTTGATTCCCAGGATCCTCGGCCATGCGATGCGGACGGACCCGCGCGCAGCCCCGGGCAGTCTCCCCGGCACTACGCGCCGAAGATTCCCCTGGAGACCTCCCCGAACGCCGCGAAGAGAGTGGCCGAACTGCTTGCCGCCGGCCGCAGGGTCGGCTGGCTGACGACCCGCGCCGACGAGCCCGCGGTCCGGGCGCTGGCCGCCTCCCGCGAGCTCGTCGTCGTGCCGATGCCGGCCGAACCGGAGGCGTTCGCGGCCCGGCTCTACGCGACGCTCCACGCGCTCGACCAACGGCCGCTCGACCGCATCCT comes from the Planctomycetia bacterium genome and includes:
- the purE gene encoding N5-carboxyaminoimidazole ribonucleotide mutase, producing the protein MPPSPAPLVGVVMGSRSDWATLQRAAQILEQFGVPHACEVVSAHRTPGKLAEYATGAADRGLRVIIAGAGGAAHLPGMIAAQTHLPVLGVPVESAVLRGVDSLLSIVQMPAGIPVGTLAIGPAGAANAALLAVSILALDDRKLREKLIAYRADQTQRVLAERLDGDPNGWSDRPSER
- a CDS encoding threonylcarbamoyl-AMP synthase; translation: MARTLPDVLRCDWPADEAEPPAATAVALDRAADIIRGGGLVAIPTETVYGLAADALDEDAVAGIFRAKGRPASNPLIVHVADEAMARGLAGSWPAAAAAIAARHWPGPVTLVVPRGPRIPAIVTAGGPTVAVRCPDHRLARQLIAVVGRPLAAPSANRSEALSPTTAHHVLAGLGAKVELILDGGPCGRGIESTVVDCTTDPPRILRPGPLSRAALEAAVGGAVIWPESQPLDSQDPRPCDADGPARSPGQSPRHYAPKIPLETSPNAAKRVAELLAAGRRVGWLTTRADEPAVRALAASRELVVVPMPAEPEAFAARLYATLHALDQRPLDRILVDSPPDTEAWRAVRDRLGRAAERPA